The following DNA comes from Ovis aries strain OAR_USU_Benz2616 breed Rambouillet unplaced genomic scaffold, ARS-UI_Ramb_v3.0 scaffold_244, whole genome shotgun sequence.
tcATAGATATCGTGACTTCAGCTTTCTCTGGCCCCTGCCCTGAGGAGAGATGAAGAGGAGCGACCCCTGGAGCCCACAGTGAGGTTTGGGGACAGACAGCAGGTGCTTCCAGAGCACTGTGCCCTGCACAGAAGTAGGTTCCTGCATCTGAGAGCTGGGCAGCCGCGAGGTGCAGGGAGCCGTGCTTTCTGGTCTCTCCAAGCCGACCTGTCAGTCTCTGCTCCGTCTTCACTTCTCCACCCTTAGCTAGTATCATCAAGAGGACAGGACTTCCCCCAGGCCTCTGCTTATACCACTGTAAGTTGGGTAAAGTGCTTGAGGAATTGCAGTACGTGGTGAAGTTCTCTCCTTCTTGTAGAAACAAGAATTGAGGAATTTGACTTATCTGTTGTGCGTTCACTTCTGTTGAGAAAACGGTGAGAAGTATCAGAGAAGGTCTAATCACATGTCTATCCTCTCAGCCCCAACGGTCTCTCTCATTCTTCTTgtgtatttttctcctttccatgTCTCCCTGCACAATTCCCTCCGTCTTTCCACTTTTTAGTTTCTGAGTTTGTCTCAACATCCTCCTCTCTATCAGAAAATCTCACTTCTACAGTTTCCTGCAGATCATATTCCACTGTGCAGAATTCTCTGGAAGCAatcagggaaaccccaaactCACGTGGTATTTGCATCCATAAGATCAACACTGGTGCTATGAGCAGCATTTCCCTCTTCTCCCTCGTCAGGAAGAGTTGCTGAATCTGCCTGCTCCTAAAGGGTTTCCCTTGTAAAAGCTTTTCCAGCCCCACACACCTTTCTGTGGTCTACACGGCCTTttgcaaagaaaacagaaaggagtGACTGCCCTTTGAGACAGCCAATCAGACTTACCCCTATTTCACTCACACATCTTAAAAAGCAGGGCGGGTTTGCGGATGCTGCCCCCGTGTGGCTGGATCTAAAATTGGTGCCTGGGCTTCTGCACAATTTGACCCAGGATCTCTGAGGGGAGCAAGGAGGCTAGTGTAGCCCCCACAAAGTGTTTGAGTGGGACACCAGGTGTCAGTGCTCCAGCTTTCATTCTTGCTGCATCCACTGTGCTGGAACCTGATTCTCTAGGAgtgaaaatagaaacatttagATAAAGCATTCACCAAGGGGTGACATTCGGGTAAAGATGTAAGGGACGTTCAGAGATACACCGTGTAGGTGTTTTGGGTAATAGCGCCACAGTAGAGACGGCAAAGGCAAGGGACACAAGTCTTGATATAGAAACATGTTTAGAGTGTTTAAGTAAtaatatctcttctttctctgtagCCACTTATTCTTCCTAGAACACTATTGCATAAGAAACTTGCTAAAGCATtcagctgaatattcattggaaagactgattctgaagctgaagctttgccggggtccagccctggtggatccaggatgattcgaaggtggggacggagtcggcgtccttggaaaaatacatatttaattacagatatagtgagagattagaaacggatagtgtagtaggaagattagtggagaaaaagaggctgaataacttggattacgtggaatagcatccatgctccagatgggaattcagccagaaaaacagggagcaagaaagaagcgacatgggggaatcagtctttccggaaactgatccgatttctttatttttaggtttgcttatataccttttgttacacatagggatgaatacagagtcacgggggggggggtggtcagcagtcctgacctttatcaaaatcaggtgcttcacataaaaaggtcttagggattttatgatcctttctttctgataaccaaaaaacttatttttttccaagggtgttttttcttaaatcaggcaccaccctccaaataaagttacattcctatagtgtgagggtgtagtgagttacaatcaagaaaggaatttatttaacccaaggttaacatgattagtcttaaaggttaatacttatttctcctatatgcttaaaggttaatacttatttctcctatatgttagttatatgcattataagggtagggaacatggagatttagcagcaaacatcagcccaacaaatgaaaatcctttcaccaatgttccccttaagatctatttggtcttaagatagtgataaagttacatttttacataacaaggacacagtggtttataacaaagcacagtgatctattacaaaagagaaaatccattaactcaaaaagtctagtattgctaacagcaaaaactactatatttccttttctatattccaaatacattgattaatatattcccaggtgcctaaggatacggaggcctggcggcaatcattgactcaacaagaagaaaaagccctgtgctaattaagactctcaaaatactccaaaactctctgtgctgtttatggttgaggggtagtaaacaatcatgtggtagtggcagcagtatggataatcctgtcacacaagctagtctgtcagcagagaggtttgacctgagacatccttgtcccacccagagcagggaattagcagcaattattgacacaacaaatgaaaaacccttcaccaatataattcctaaccaacccactatattaataatttctaactccccaaaagaatttgcctttaataagtctaaaacatctcatgcctctcaggttgggaggctataaacaatcacatgtggccggacgaacctatacaggtgggctagataaccttcagaggagtccataagctgaaacagtcttgtcatgcccaggaatttttattgccttggagctgcatgtttactcctcctccgagagaaacggttatggggagagccccccataaagtcagaggtgtaggtgagagcataaaacagactctggttttggggttagatgctcgggaacagggggtttcctgaggcttgatcacgcctttgcatatgccaagcctccttcctcatgacctttgccatgggcggagttcctcacgctggctcccggcaaagctccagtactttggccacctgatgcaaagagccaactcattgaaaaagactctgatgctgggaaagattgaagacaggaggagaaggggacaacagaggacgagatggttggatggtgttatgcaccgagcccatatctccgaaccgaccgagagaaaGCAATTCctccacagtaatgcaaaaaggcaggaaggaagtttatttctagcgcgctagggtCCGAGTCTCATCCAACACAGCGGAATCCAACAGGGACCCTGAACAAAGGGAtatggcggtttatatacagtcagttctttgtctcagttacaggagtagctggcgttacatgattggctagacaggatgagcgcatgtcctgttTCTTTCTGGTGGGTGTGTATGGgaagtcttcctaatttggtcaaggaatgctgttttttcttcccagctaacaggaaacatgactcaggtccctggTGCTATGCACCTCACTGAGCTGTCCGGCCTGCCTGACATTCCCCCCTGTTCTTAGATCATACAGAGGAATCTTCCACTGGTTCCTGAGACACAGTCTGATATTGTTGCCGAAGCATgaacagctgtactgtatttatgcgttcctttacaaaggctacaagtctattgataatgcaTGGGCCTAAGGTAAGCATTAATAAAAGTACTAATAGGGGTCCCAGCAATGtggagattagggtggtcaaccaagggggctgttgaaaccaagactcaaaccacccttgttgagcctcacgttctcTTTTACGTTGGGCTAATCCTTTtctcactttggccatagattccCTGACTATTCCGgtgtgatcagcataaaaacaGCACTCTTCTCCTAAGGCTGCACAAAGTCCTCCTTGTTGCAGAAAAAGCAGATCTAAACCTCTCCTGTTTTGCAGGACCACTTCAGATAGTGAAGTTAAAGATGATTCTAAATGACTAATAGATTGTTCTATATGGGTAATGTCTTCATCTATGGCCGCTCTTAAAGAGTTAAATCCTTGACTTTGCATGGACAGAGCTGCTGTTCCAGTTCTGGCCCCGGCTATTCCCAGACCGAACGTAGTTGCTATGATTATGGCAGTAATGGGCTCTCTCTTAACTTTATAAGCTCTTTCTTATTGATTAAGAGTAAATTTGTGGGCCCAATAATCATATACAGCTTCTTCTGGTCGATACAGTATCTTTGGTATTACAGCCACCATAACACAGAATTCTTTTTTAGGGTCAAAGATTGAGCTGTGTAAGCACGGAGTCAGCCCCGTAtgtgaacagacccaccatcCTCCCATCCGTGGTATTAGCCACCTGGCTATGGGCAAGTACCGATTTCCTACATCCCACCGTCTATACCCTGGAGTCTCTGACCCATCATTAGAAGTTATGCAGTCCCAAGATTTACAATAAGAGTCCTGTATCCCCCCACAGATCTTCCAGTTGTGCCTGGGTgcacctggacatgcccagaatgcatgattcCGGAGGTAGCCCCTCTTCCAAGGTACATTTACCACCGGCCtaaggtcaaagtataagtctggccaccaagtatttggtggatgcattgcggtggtggagttaagcatctcacgtgttagtccattttgcagtttccaggtgattttgacgggtCGGTGCAGGTTCACGCTGGCAGCTTCAGAGCAGAGTAACATGGTCATCTATAAGATGGTCCAGGCGAGTTGTCTTGGTCCTGTCGACGACgccggagcttcagcctcagggggttggacgggtgcagagatgcttcccattcttttttagcATCTTCCCGCTCTGCTGAAGTAGCTGTGCGTATGTgtttgcaatgcacccaaggcctgataccgtcgacctttagggcagttggggtggtaagaagaacaacataaggacccttccatttAGGTTCTAGTGCCTTGGTGTGGTACCTTTTGACCCACACCCAATCTCCGGGGCCGATGTTATGTGAGGGGATAGTCCCCTTGTTTTGACCCTCATATATTTcccggagcagtttccagacacgaGAATGCACTTTGCCCAAAGCCATCAAAGCCTCCTGGAATTGTCCCAAGGTAGGAGGTGGaagtttctttccttcaaatattggacatacagggggaggtcgcccatacagaatttcaaatggggtcagattaagctGATAAGGAGTATTACATGCACGAAAGAGGGCAAAGGGAGGGAGAGTCACCCAGTCCCCaccagtctctatagccaatttagttaaagtttcctTTAGGGTCCGAGTCATTCTTTCAACTTGCCCCAAGCTCTATGGGCTATATTCACAATGTAATTTCCATTTGGTCCCCAGagctagggcaaggctctgaactatttggctcacaaaagcaggtccattatcagagccaacAGTCACCGGCAgaccaaacctgggaactatttcttctaaaatctttttagcCACTACCATTGCAGTTTCTCCCTtagtaggaaaagcttctacccaccctgagaaggtatctaccaacactaacaagtaccagtaaccatacttgcctggccttacctcggtgaaatctatttcccagtgctGCCCTGGCCCttctccccgatacctcagtcctgcgtgttgcctctttcctggcctcatctgttgacatgcCTTACAAGCATGTACTATGTTCTTCACAGTTGTTTGGTGCTGGGGGAATCGCAGGCGTGCAGTTTGAAaaagcatcagtgtctttttctctcccagatgagtagacgAGTGTAGATGCTCACACAGTTGCcatcccaactgagcagggagtatcaagtaacCATCGGAGTCTCAGTACCATCCATCCTCTCCTTGTTGGAGGTTGGGACGTTCCTGGATCCAGgcaaggtctgtggatgaatactcaggggttgggggcaaagTTCCCATACCTGGGGGTGGAAGCCCGATCGCCAACACCGGAGTGATAAAATCTTCATCAGCCGCTTTTCGAGCTGCCAGATCTGCGGCACGATTTcctcgtgccgtggggctgtccCCTTTTTGATGTCCAGGTAcatgtactattgacacagcccgaggcaaCTGCACAGCCTCCAGAAGTCGACGGATTTCTGGCaagtttttaatctcttttccttcagctgtcaaaaacccccatTCCCGATATattgggccctggatgtgtaccatGCCAAAAGCATAGTGACTGTCAgtaaaaatagttattctttttcctttagctctctctaatgcttgaatcagggcaattaactctgctctTTGTGCTGAGGTGTCTGGGGAAAGAGTCTCCGCCCATATCATCCATCCAGAATCATCTACCACTGTggctcccgcccgtctctgtccatcttttacatagCTGCTTCCATCTGTAAACCAtattagctcactgttatccagtggcgTATCTGTTAAGTCCTTCCGTATTGCCGTTACTCCGGCCAGTATCTCATTGCAATCGTGGAGGGGGCTATCCCCCTCcagattgggcaaaagagtagcTGGGTTTAGAGTGCAGGGCATTTGAAAATGAATCCGTGAGGTGTCAAGTAGCAGGGCCTGGTAGTGTGTCAAGCGGGCATTGGAAATCCATTTACCCAGGGGTTGTTTCAGAACTCTCTCTAtagcatgaggagtgtagaccaagagtctatgtccataagtcagtttatcagcatcatgGACTAGGAGCACGGCAGCTGTGATGAttcggaggcaaggtggccatccggctgccactgggtccaatttcttggaaaggtaagctatgGGACGCTTCCAAGGTCCCCActtctgtgttagtaccccttttcctatccctcgcctttcatctataaataattggaaaggcttagatgggtcaggaagggcaagggcaggagcttccaGCAAGGCACGCCTGAGCTCCTGAAAGGCCGTTGTCATTgactcagtccatttccagtcttcgttttctttggtcccttcatacaggggcctggccttttctgcaaaccccaagatccataatcggcaatatcccacagttcccagaaattctctcacttgtctagggttggccggctcagggatctggaggatggtttctttcatagcctgtgttagccacctctggccctgttttatcttataaccgaggtatgtgacctcttgcttggcaatctgggcctttttggcactggccctgtaacctaaagtccccaaggtttggagaaggtcacctgttgcctctcgGCACTCTTTTTCCGTAGTTGCTGCCAGCATAAgatcatcaacatattgtaataaaacaatggtagggtgttcaacccgatactcatgGAGGTCTTCATCCAAGTCTTTGTTAAACAACGTGggtgagtttttgaaaccctgtggtaagcgagtccatgtcagctgcacaggagTCTGACCACtgtcttcctgccattcgaaggcgaagatctcttggcttgcaaGGGCAAGAGGcagactgaaaaaggcatcttttaaatctaaaacagtatacCAAACGTAGCTTGGTGGTAAgctgcttagcaatgtataagggttaggaaccgtaggatgaatgtcactcacccgtttgttgacttctcgcAGGTCTTGAACCAGTcaaaaatcagttcccccaggcttctTTACGGGAagcaggggagtgttccatggggaccggcacttTCTCAAgaccccagcgtctatgaggcgttgtatgtgaggagtaattccttgctgagcctcttgactcatgggatactgctGCACTCTCACCGGTGtggcactggctttcagttccacaataatagggggcctctgtttggccagtcccattcctgcagtttcagcccaggcctgagggtatctctGAACCCATGGCTGTACTTTGGGacttattgtcgctggggcctctggcaagtacagtctgtattcatcctttaatgccagagacaagacctgaagaggatgcctgGTTCCATCTAAAACTGACACTTGCCCGTGGtcaaaatgaatttgggcatttactttagacagtaaatctcttcccagcaagggcgctggacactcaggtatcaccagaaaggaATGGGTCActtggtgggcccccaagttcacatgctGTTTTGTAGTCCATCTATATcgtttagtcccggttgctccctgcacccagctacttttcttagacatgggtccatctctttggtttaagactgagtattgagctcccgtatccaccatgaagccaaccggtttcccctccacatttatagttacccaggactcagggaggggcgtcgagccctgacccccctaaTCACTATCTTCACCCatgtagaggatatgactgtctggagacGGAGTCTCGTTCTTGGGATTTTTGGGCCcctcttttaggtttttcttggggcatttaaCTTTCCAATGCCCAGTCTCCTTACAAAACGCACATTGGTTTTTTTCAAGCTTACACCTTGCAAGTTTTTCCTCAGTCTTTGAGTCTagctttttccctttttggaacctatttttgttttcaactctGGCGAAAAATATCTGAGCCAGCTTTTGTTGGTTCttatggttttcttcagctctaaattctctttcttcccttctaatgtggtcctttctctcctctggggtctctctatgattgaAAACTCTCTCTGCTGGCGTCACTAGATCTTGCAGGGACTGTTCACCcagcctctctatcttttgtaactttctcCTAATATCGGGGGCTGTCTGATTCACAAATGCTAGCATAACTGCTGCTCgagactcatctgcctgtgggtccataggagtatactgtctaaaagcttccattatcctttcaaggaaggctgccgggctctcatttggctcttgcCTCACTGAACTTAccttggccaaattagttggctttctggAGGCCGCTCTAAGGCCAGCCATAAGGACCTGGCAGTACATtcggagacgctccctaccttcagcgcgttcgaagtcccagttgggtcgcaccaaggggaacccctcctcaatgaggttaagctgtattgtgggcctccctTCTACCCCCAGCACGTTCTTCTGAGCTTACAGGATTCGCTCGCGCTCCTCTGtagtgaaaagcacctgtaacagttgctgacaatcatcccaagtggggttGTGAGTAAAGAGGATAgattctaaaagatcaataagaccctgcggtttttcagagaaagagggagtctgagttttccaattgtacaaatcactagtggaaaagggccaatactgatatgtccatTCCCcgccctctctggctggccccgcccgGACCGGAAATGTgtgaacagtggaggagggaatTTCCGGGCCTTCTTCTTTCGCTGCGCTGGCTATTTCCCTTACTCTTCCCCAAGTTCCCTGGGCGGGGCCCCCTTCCCTAGGAGGAGCCAAGGGCTCCGCCCTCCTCCGGGCTTCTCCCGATGAAActtgtggaacctgtggaagcaagggtgGATGTGGATCCACATACGGGGGTGGGAACAATTCGATCTCCAGATCTatcagattaggatacagagaagattcctggaagaCTGGCTTTGGTTGATTGttgtccttttttccttctttttcttcggAAGCCTTCATGACTAATACCTGTGGGTTTGGCGAGGTTGGGATTGGGGAAGAGGGACGAGGAGGTTTAGGGGGTTTAGGAGGAGCAAGAACAAAAGGTTTAAGCCATTCCGGAGGATTCCtcactagatcctgccagacTAGGATGTAGGGAGTCTGATCAGGGTGTCCGGCAGGACTAGGAGCAAATACCTGCTCTTTAACTGCTTGGACAATCtggggattgaaggttccctctGGTGGCCATCCAACGTCAAAGGTGGGCCACTCAGTGGAACAGAGAGTCACCAATTTGCTCTTCTTCACCAGTAacgaaagattctgagctctagacttgaaataagaaaaatggtCAGTCATCAGAGACAGCAGAGTAGAAGTAGATTGCCCCATGGGTACAGAGAACACTAACAGCAACAGCGAGACTCACACAGACAGGCAGTGCCAGCACACTGAGACACGAAAACAACACTACAAACAGACTCCAACTCCAGTATTACTTTCAGTCCTCTCTACAGCACTTGTAACCCCTTCT
Coding sequences within:
- the LOC132659110 gene encoding protein NYNRIN-like is translated as MLAATTEKECREATGDLLQTLGTLGYRASAKKAQIAKQEVTYLGYKIKQGQRWLTQAMKETILQIPEPANPRQVREFLGTVGYCRLWILGFAEKARPLYEGTKENEDWKWTESMTTAFQELRRALLEAPALALPDPSKPFQLFIDERRGIGKGVLTQKWGPWKRPIAYLSKKLDPVAAGWPPCLRIITAAVLLVHDADKLTYGHRLLVYTPHAIERVLKQPLGKWISNARLTHYQALLLDTSRIHFQMPCTLNPATLLPNLEGDSPLHDCNEILAGVTAIRKDLTDTPLDNSELIWFTDGSSYVKDGQRRAGATVVDDSGWMIWAETLSPDTSAQRAELIALIQALERAKGKRITIFTDSHYAFGMVHIQGPIYREWGFLTAEGKEIKNLPEIRRLLEAVQLPRAVSIVHVPGHQKGDSPTARGNRAADLAARKAADEDFITPVLAIGLPPPGMGTLPPTPEYSSTDLAWIQERPNLQQGEDGWY